A region from the Pseudonocardia petroleophila genome encodes:
- a CDS encoding coiled-coil domain-containing protein gives MRTIPVVLSTVVGLLLGASVAAAQPAPPPNPSDDALDASRSAVVERAAELGRLSGVAAELDGQAAEARDVLQGRREAAFERLTVLQAAEEAAAAAADRAADAEVATTAARGVVDQARQRLDLAAAATYQQTLDLGPLGLLTGAQTPEDLIARAEFGNLIGRELARTIDAVQRAHIDQVNAGSLARAAVDESEEASAAAEQARVVADAAVQDASAAVADQQAQLERLDALRAGVEAQLASFTATDQRLREQRGAYQSYQQRAAQAAEDERRRAERAAVSTDTDAGSSTGPAAALGPEYGCRTGVPRWGPVKRWVSDAGQLLRCRFGIESVGGVGPRGRVSDHPLGLALDFFVDQETGDALAECALRNRGPLAVKYVIFRQRINSGSGWQMMKDRGSPVENHMEHVHMSFNASPGGSLASVRC, from the coding sequence ATGCGAACGATCCCGGTCGTGCTGTCCACCGTCGTCGGCCTGCTGCTTGGTGCGTCCGTGGCGGCGGCGCAACCCGCGCCGCCGCCCAATCCCTCGGACGATGCCCTCGACGCAAGCCGTTCCGCTGTCGTCGAGCGGGCCGCTGAGCTGGGCCGGCTGTCGGGCGTAGCCGCTGAGCTCGACGGGCAGGCCGCTGAGGCGCGGGACGTCCTGCAGGGCCGCCGTGAGGCGGCGTTCGAGCGGCTGACGGTGCTGCAGGCCGCCGAGGAGGCGGCCGCCGCCGCGGCGGACCGCGCCGCCGACGCCGAGGTCGCCACCACCGCCGCCCGCGGTGTGGTGGATCAGGCCCGGCAACGGCTCGACCTGGCAGCGGCCGCCACCTACCAGCAGACACTCGATCTCGGCCCGCTCGGGCTGCTGACCGGCGCGCAGACACCGGAGGACCTGATCGCCCGAGCGGAGTTCGGCAACCTCATCGGGCGGGAACTGGCCCGGACCATCGACGCGGTGCAGCGCGCCCACATCGACCAGGTCAACGCCGGGTCCCTCGCCCGGGCGGCCGTCGATGAATCAGAGGAGGCGAGCGCAGCTGCCGAGCAGGCCCGCGTCGTCGCCGACGCGGCGGTCCAGGACGCCAGCGCCGCCGTCGCCGACCAGCAGGCCCAACTCGAACGGCTCGACGCGCTACGTGCGGGGGTCGAGGCCCAACTGGCGTCCTTCACCGCGACGGACCAGCGGCTCCGCGAGCAGCGCGGCGCCTATCAGTCCTACCAGCAGCGGGCCGCGCAGGCCGCGGAGGACGAGCGACGCCGGGCCGAACGGGCTGCGGTCTCGACCGACACCGATGCCGGCAGCTCGACCGGCCCGGCCGCCGCACTGGGTCCGGAGTACGGCTGCCGGACGGGCGTGCCCCGGTGGGGGCCGGTGAAGCGGTGGGTGTCCGACGCGGGGCAGCTGTTGCGCTGCCGCTTCGGCATCGAGTCGGTCGGCGGGGTCGGGCCGCGGGGCCGGGTGTCGGACCACCCGCTCGGCCTGGCGCTGGACTTCTTCGTCGACCAGGAGACGGGCGATGCGCTGGCCGAGTGCGCGTTGCGCAACCGCGGCCCGCTCGCCGTCAAGTACGTCATCTTCCGCCAGCGCATCAACTCCGGCTCCGGCTGGCAGATGATGAAGGACCGCGGGTCCCCCGTCGAGAACCACATGGAGCACGTTCACATGTCCTTCAACGCCTCGCCGGGGGGTTCGCTGGCGTCGGTCCGATGCTGA
- a CDS encoding GNAT family N-acetyltransferase: MGAVDRGAFRVELLTRHRRALLMFGAGALLVRPRVLARFLRTRSTAYLRRLRRPRIAGATPGTAVADLTAIAVAPRLHRGGAGRALTAEFLRICAAGGATHVEVVADGAASGFYERTGWRCGRTATARDGRSLRWFSVDLRDGGRDR; the protein is encoded by the coding sequence GTGGGGGCGGTCGACCGGGGGGCGTTCCGGGTCGAGCTGCTCACGCGGCACCGGCGCGCCCTGCTGATGTTCGGCGCCGGCGCTCTGCTCGTCCGGCCGCGTGTACTGGCACGGTTCCTGCGTACCCGTTCGACCGCCTACCTGCGACGGCTCCGCCGCCCGCGTATCGCCGGCGCCACACCCGGTACCGCGGTCGCCGACCTCACCGCGATCGCGGTCGCCCCGCGACTGCACCGCGGAGGCGCCGGGCGGGCCCTGACCGCGGAGTTCCTGCGGATCTGCGCCGCCGGCGGCGCGACCCACGTCGAGGTCGTGGCCGACGGCGCCGCGAGCGGCTTCTACGAGCGGACCGGATGGCGGTGCGGCCGGACAGCCACCGCCCGCGACGGTCGCTCCCTGCGCTGGTTCTCGGTGGACCTCCGCGACGGGGGCCGGGACCGGTGA
- a CDS encoding M23 family metallopeptidase: MELERVADEEARRVETARAAEEARAAEEAAEQARRSVSTVTGLLSGGGVQMMTGRITSGYGPRWDAQHKGLDIAAPVGSPIRVPLDGVVVDSGPASGFGLWVRVRHDDGTVTLYGHIDRTLVQVGQRVSAGDVIAEVGNRGRSTGPHLHFEVIAPGGGNVNPTPWLDERNIAVT; the protein is encoded by the coding sequence GTGGAGCTCGAACGGGTGGCGGACGAGGAGGCGCGCCGGGTGGAGACGGCCCGGGCGGCCGAGGAGGCCCGGGCCGCGGAGGAGGCCGCGGAACAGGCCCGGCGCAGCGTCTCGACGGTCACCGGCCTCCTCAGCGGCGGTGGGGTACAGATGATGACGGGACGGATCACCTCCGGGTACGGCCCGCGCTGGGATGCCCAGCACAAGGGCCTCGACATCGCCGCGCCCGTCGGCAGTCCCATCCGCGTTCCCCTGGACGGTGTCGTGGTCGACTCCGGCCCCGCGAGCGGCTTCGGCCTGTGGGTGCGTGTGCGGCACGACGACGGCACCGTCACCCTCTACGGCCACATCGACCGCACGCTGGTGCAGGTCGGGCAGCGGGTGTCCGCAGGGGACGTGATCGCCGAGGTCGGCAACCGGGGCCGTTCCACCGGGCCCCACCTGCACTTCGAGGTGATCGCCCCGGGTGGCGGCAACGTCAACCCGACCCCGTGGTTGGACGAGCGGAACATCGCCGTGACATGA
- a CDS encoding M56 family metallopeptidase produces MTAAACLIVYGFVVAVVAPRVLVRRALLDRAPTFGVTIWLAAIVSVLAAWLGAVVLTAVEVLLSPEVRHVVGRCAASFCAAALGAHGSVGQWLAIGTAVALVAGTVGASFGLGRALLRARTLTHRHADDARLLGHHDSTLGAVILDVPERVVYAVAGRPPTIVLSRPALQSLDQDQLSVILAHERAHLAGRHHMVLGLSGALARIMPRVRLFTTGRRELARLVEMCADDAAIHDSRSARDLLRALVTLSAPVGMPGSALAAAATDVTERAQRLASPPDRRALRRARTLLTAGSVTLLAGPTLVGAVACGVLPFGL; encoded by the coding sequence ATGACCGCCGCGGCGTGCCTCATCGTCTACGGGTTCGTGGTGGCGGTTGTGGCGCCGCGCGTCCTCGTCCGCCGGGCGCTGTTGGATCGAGCACCCACGTTCGGGGTCACGATCTGGTTGGCGGCCATCGTCAGCGTCCTGGCGGCATGGCTGGGTGCCGTGGTGCTGACTGCGGTCGAGGTGCTCCTCTCCCCCGAGGTCCGCCACGTCGTGGGCCGGTGCGCCGCCTCTTTCTGCGCCGCGGCGCTCGGTGCCCACGGCTCAGTCGGGCAGTGGCTGGCGATCGGGACCGCGGTGGCGCTGGTCGCCGGCACCGTCGGTGCCTCGTTCGGACTGGGCCGCGCGCTGCTCCGGGCGCGCACCCTGACCCACCGCCACGCCGACGACGCCCGCCTCCTCGGACACCACGACAGCACACTCGGCGCGGTCATCCTGGACGTGCCGGAGAGGGTGGTCTACGCGGTCGCCGGGCGCCCGCCGACGATCGTGTTGAGCCGCCCGGCCCTGCAGTCACTCGACCAGGACCAGCTCAGCGTCATCCTCGCGCACGAACGGGCCCACCTCGCGGGCCGCCATCACATGGTGCTCGGCCTCAGCGGCGCGTTGGCCCGGATCATGCCGCGTGTGCGCCTGTTCACCACGGGCCGGCGCGAGCTCGCCCGACTGGTGGAGATGTGTGCGGACGACGCGGCGATCCATGACAGCCGCAGCGCCCGCGACCTTCTCAGGGCCCTGGTGACGCTCTCCGCCCCGGTCGGCATGCCCGGTTCCGCCCTGGCCGCCGCGGCCACCGACGTGACGGAGCGCGCCCAACGACTCGCGTCGCCACCCGATCGCAGGGCACTGCGTCGGGCCCGAACCCTGCTCACCGCCGGCTCCGTCACGCTGCTGGCCGGACCCACGCTGGTCGGCGCCGTCGCGTGCGGCGTCCTGCCATTCGGCCTGTAG
- a CDS encoding BlaI/MecI/CopY family transcriptional regulator, with protein sequence MRGFGELEAAVMEHLWAFPDGATIPQVHERMQADRDIAYTTVMSTVHNLHRKGRLTRVREGRKHRYRTTASRAEHSAELMREALGSGGDPRAVLSHFVERIDPADSRRLAELLATMEEPPR encoded by the coding sequence ATGCGCGGGTTCGGCGAGCTCGAGGCGGCGGTGATGGAGCACCTGTGGGCGTTCCCGGACGGGGCGACGATCCCGCAGGTGCACGAGAGGATGCAGGCGGACCGGGACATCGCGTACACGACGGTCATGAGCACCGTGCACAACCTGCACCGCAAGGGCAGGTTGACCCGTGTCCGCGAGGGTCGCAAGCACCGCTACCGCACCACCGCCAGCAGGGCCGAACACAGCGCCGAACTGATGCGCGAGGCCCTGGGCAGCGGAGGGGACCCGCGTGCGGTCCTGAGTCACTTCGTCGAGCGCATCGATCCGGCCGACAGTCGCCGGCTGGCCGAACTGCTGGCCACCATGGAGGAGCCGCCGCGATGA